Proteins encoded together in one Telopea speciosissima isolate NSW1024214 ecotype Mountain lineage chromosome 4, Tspe_v1, whole genome shotgun sequence window:
- the LOC122660200 gene encoding protein FAR1-RELATED SEQUENCE 6-like isoform X1: MADQLCAQNEMEEPSFNSETLTENEDNEIEVGNNDDGLQAMSPGALAMLAFDSVNSVTQRRSESTPPVVGMEFESYDDAYNFYNCYAKEVGFGIRVRNLWRRQKTNEKYMVVLCCSNQGFRRKKDTHRLRPETRIGCLAMVRIKLMSSDRWRLIEVKLEHNHLNTPATAQFYKSHRMMNGVIRKLELGCDAAVQTTDLVDEHNQLELKEGEAEALQNYLCKMQLASPSFFYLMDLNNGCLRNVFWADGKSRASYGYFGDVVLFDTTYLMKKYDLSFAPFVGVNHHGQSVLLGCSLLVDDSVESFVWLFKTWLTCMSGRFPSTIITDHNRALQKAIAEVLPETRHRMSLWHIMERAPEKLKVLHEFEEVKMAMSMAVYDSLRVDEFETAWEDMVQRYGVQDNEWLQMVYEDRQHWVPAFLKDTFSAGMATTQRNQSVKFFFDGYVHKHTNLKDFLEKYELALVNAYQKEAKADFESRHLGPALKTRCCYERQLSEVYTCEIFRKFQHEVEEMFFCFNTAQVHVSGPIITYIVKERVQGNASEIRDYEVQYNTADMEVQCICGCFSFNGYLCKHALSVLNYNGVEEIPPQYILARWRKDFKRVFVPNNGSICVDIDNSVEWYDHLYKRAILVVEEGMISQEHFKVALQALEDSLSRVHLAEDSELNTTPTRAQRSMAETHKVQDLSQVKRPGRPKQSRGQMGKICEDTWSKNDTQVVSKRLRPIDPATPNLGPGNLVGTQESTCQLGIMGQLFIEVDPDV; this comes from the coding sequence ATGGAAGAACCATCATTCAACAGTGAGACATTGACTGAGAATGAAGACAATGAAATTGAGGTTGGGAATAATGATGATGGATTGCAAGCAATGTCTCCCGGAGCATTAGCCATGTTAGCATTTGACAGTGTAAACAGTGTGACTCAAAGAAGGAGTGAGTCAACACCACCTGTTGTAGGGATGGAGTTTGAATCTTATGATGATGCTTACAACTTTTACAACTGCTATGCTAAGGAAGTAGGATTTGGCATCAGAGTTAGGAATTTATGGAGAAGACAGAAGACTAATGAAAAGTACATGGTCGTACTATGTTGCAGTAACCAGGGTTTTCGAAGAAAAAAGGATACACATCGTTTGAGACCAGAAACAAGGATTGGTTGCTTGGCAATGGTGAGGATTAAGTTGATGAGCTCTGACAGGTGGAGACTGATTGAAGTTAAGCTTGAACATAACCATTTAAATACCCCAGCAACCGCACAGTTCTATAAATCACATAGGATGATGAATGGAGTCATTAGAAAATTGGAGTTGGGTTGTGATGCAGCTGTGCAAACAACTGATCTGGTTGATGAACATAATCAATTGGAACTTAAAGAAGGAGAAGCAGAAGCCCTTCAGAATTACCTTTGCAAAATGCAGTTGGCGAGTCCAAGCTTCTTTTACTTGATGGATCTCAATAATGGATGTCTAAGAAACGTGTTTTGGGCCGACGGAAAGTCCAGAGCTTCATATGGTTACTTTGGAGATGTAGTTCTATTTGACACTACGtatttgatgaagaaatatgACTTGTCATTTGCACCATTTGTTGGAGTTAACCATCATGGGCAGTCGGTGTTATTGGGTTGCAGTTTACTTGTCGATGACTCTGTAGAGTCATTTGTTTGGTTGTTCAAGACATGGTTGACATGTATGTCAGGACGATTCCCATCTACCATAATCACTGACCATAATAGGGCATTGCAAAAGGCAATTGCTGAGGTGCTCCCAGAAACTCGTCATCGTATGTCTTTGTGGCACATTATGGAAAGAGCTCCTGAGAAATTGAAAGTACTACATGAATTTGAGGAAGTTAAAATGGCAATGAGCATGGCAGTTTATGATTCATTGAGAGTGGATGAATTTGAAACAGCTTGGGAGGATATGGTACAACGTTATGGTGTACAGGACAATGAATGGCTTCAGATGGTATATGAAGATCGGCAACATTGGGTGCCAGCTTTTTTAAAGGATACTTTTTCTGCAGGAATGGCAACCACTCAAAGGAACCAAagtgtaaaatttttttttgatggataTGTGCATAAGCACACTAATTTGAAGGATTTTCTAGAAAAGTATGAACTAGCTCTAGTAAATGCATATCAAAAAGAAGCCAAGGCAGATTTTGAGTCGAGGCATTTAGGTCCTGCCTTAAAAACAAGATGTTGTTATGAAAGACAACTTTCGGAAGTATACACATGTGAAATATTTCGAAAGTTCCAACATGAAGTTGAAgagatgtttttttgttttaacacAGCACAAGTACATGTCAGTGGACCAATCATTACATACATAGTCAAGGAACGTGTTCAGGGCAATGCAAGTGAGATTAGGGATTATGAAGTTCAGTATAATACAGCTGATATGGAAGTCCAGTGCATCTGTGGTTGCTTTAGTTTTAATGGCTACTTATGTAAACATGCACTAAGCGTGCTTAACTATAATGGTGTAGAGGAAATCCCACCTCAGTACATATTAGCACGATGGAGAAAGGATTTTAAACGTGTCTTTGTTCCAAACAATGGCTCCATTTGTGTTGATATTGACAACTCTGTGGAATGGTATGATCATTTATATAAACGTGCTATCCTAGTGGTCGAAGAGGGGATGATATCTCAAGAACATTTCAAAGTCGCTTTGCAAGCATTGGAGGACTCCCTAAGCCGGGTTCATCTTGCGGAAGATAGTGAATTAAATACAACACCTACAAGAGCACAACGAAGTATGGCTGAAACTCATAAGGTGCAAGATCTTTCTCAAGTGAAGCGACCAGGTCGGCCAAAACAAAGTCGAGGCCAAATGGGGAAAATCTGTGAAGACACCTGGAGTAAG
- the LOC122660200 gene encoding protein FAR1-RELATED SEQUENCE 6-like isoform X2: MADQLCAQNEMEEPSFNSETLTENEDNEIEVGNNDDGLQAMSPGALAMLAFDSVNSVTQRRSESTPPVVGMEFESYDDAYNFYNCYAKEVGFGIRVRNLWRRQKTNEKYMVVLCCSNQGFRRKKDTHRLRPETRIGCLAMVRIKLMSSDRWRLIEVKLEHNHLNTPATAQFYKSHRMMNGVIRKLELGCDAAVQTTDLVDEHNQLELKEGEAEALQNYLCKMQLASPSFFYLMDLNNGCLRNVFWADGKSRASYGYFGDVVLFDTTYLMKKYDLSFAPFVGVNHHGQSVLLGCSLLVDDSVESFVWLFKTWLTCMSGRFPSTIITDHNRALQKAIAEVLPETRHRMSLWHIMERAPEKLKVLHEFEEVKMAMSMAVYDSLRVDEFETAWEDMVQRYGVQDNEWLQMVYEDRQHWVPAFLKDTFSAGMATTQRNQSVKFFFDGYVHKHTNLKDFLEKYELALVNAYQKEAKADFESRHLGPALKTRCCYERQLSEVYTCEIFRKFQHEVEEMFFCFNTAQVHVSGPIITYIVKERVQGNASEIRDYEVQYNTADMEVQCICGCFSFNGYLCKHALSVLNYNGVEEIPPQYILARWRKDFKRVFVPNNGSICVDIDNSVEWYDHLYKRAILVVEEGMISQEHFKVALQALEDSLSRVHLAEDSELNTTPTRAQRSMAETHKVQDLSQVKRPGRPKQSRGQMGKICEDTWK; the protein is encoded by the coding sequence ATGGAAGAACCATCATTCAACAGTGAGACATTGACTGAGAATGAAGACAATGAAATTGAGGTTGGGAATAATGATGATGGATTGCAAGCAATGTCTCCCGGAGCATTAGCCATGTTAGCATTTGACAGTGTAAACAGTGTGACTCAAAGAAGGAGTGAGTCAACACCACCTGTTGTAGGGATGGAGTTTGAATCTTATGATGATGCTTACAACTTTTACAACTGCTATGCTAAGGAAGTAGGATTTGGCATCAGAGTTAGGAATTTATGGAGAAGACAGAAGACTAATGAAAAGTACATGGTCGTACTATGTTGCAGTAACCAGGGTTTTCGAAGAAAAAAGGATACACATCGTTTGAGACCAGAAACAAGGATTGGTTGCTTGGCAATGGTGAGGATTAAGTTGATGAGCTCTGACAGGTGGAGACTGATTGAAGTTAAGCTTGAACATAACCATTTAAATACCCCAGCAACCGCACAGTTCTATAAATCACATAGGATGATGAATGGAGTCATTAGAAAATTGGAGTTGGGTTGTGATGCAGCTGTGCAAACAACTGATCTGGTTGATGAACATAATCAATTGGAACTTAAAGAAGGAGAAGCAGAAGCCCTTCAGAATTACCTTTGCAAAATGCAGTTGGCGAGTCCAAGCTTCTTTTACTTGATGGATCTCAATAATGGATGTCTAAGAAACGTGTTTTGGGCCGACGGAAAGTCCAGAGCTTCATATGGTTACTTTGGAGATGTAGTTCTATTTGACACTACGtatttgatgaagaaatatgACTTGTCATTTGCACCATTTGTTGGAGTTAACCATCATGGGCAGTCGGTGTTATTGGGTTGCAGTTTACTTGTCGATGACTCTGTAGAGTCATTTGTTTGGTTGTTCAAGACATGGTTGACATGTATGTCAGGACGATTCCCATCTACCATAATCACTGACCATAATAGGGCATTGCAAAAGGCAATTGCTGAGGTGCTCCCAGAAACTCGTCATCGTATGTCTTTGTGGCACATTATGGAAAGAGCTCCTGAGAAATTGAAAGTACTACATGAATTTGAGGAAGTTAAAATGGCAATGAGCATGGCAGTTTATGATTCATTGAGAGTGGATGAATTTGAAACAGCTTGGGAGGATATGGTACAACGTTATGGTGTACAGGACAATGAATGGCTTCAGATGGTATATGAAGATCGGCAACATTGGGTGCCAGCTTTTTTAAAGGATACTTTTTCTGCAGGAATGGCAACCACTCAAAGGAACCAAagtgtaaaatttttttttgatggataTGTGCATAAGCACACTAATTTGAAGGATTTTCTAGAAAAGTATGAACTAGCTCTAGTAAATGCATATCAAAAAGAAGCCAAGGCAGATTTTGAGTCGAGGCATTTAGGTCCTGCCTTAAAAACAAGATGTTGTTATGAAAGACAACTTTCGGAAGTATACACATGTGAAATATTTCGAAAGTTCCAACATGAAGTTGAAgagatgtttttttgttttaacacAGCACAAGTACATGTCAGTGGACCAATCATTACATACATAGTCAAGGAACGTGTTCAGGGCAATGCAAGTGAGATTAGGGATTATGAAGTTCAGTATAATACAGCTGATATGGAAGTCCAGTGCATCTGTGGTTGCTTTAGTTTTAATGGCTACTTATGTAAACATGCACTAAGCGTGCTTAACTATAATGGTGTAGAGGAAATCCCACCTCAGTACATATTAGCACGATGGAGAAAGGATTTTAAACGTGTCTTTGTTCCAAACAATGGCTCCATTTGTGTTGATATTGACAACTCTGTGGAATGGTATGATCATTTATATAAACGTGCTATCCTAGTGGTCGAAGAGGGGATGATATCTCAAGAACATTTCAAAGTCGCTTTGCAAGCATTGGAGGACTCCCTAAGCCGGGTTCATCTTGCGGAAGATAGTGAATTAAATACAACACCTACAAGAGCACAACGAAGTATGGCTGAAACTCATAAGGTGCAAGATCTTTCTCAAGTGAAGCGACCAGGTCGGCCAAAACAAAGTCGAGGCCAAATGGGGAAAATCTGTGAAGACACCTGGA